A genomic region of Phenylobacterium parvum contains the following coding sequences:
- the rpe gene encoding ribulose-phosphate 3-epimerase — MSPRPIIAPSLLAADFARLGEEVRAVQAAGADWLHIDVMDGHFVPNITLGPDIVRALKPHATVPMDVHLMIAPVDPYLEAFVEAGADIVSVHPESGPHLNRTLKRIRQLGARAGVVFNPSTSPSVIEWMMDEVDLILVMSINPGFGGQTFMHSQLAKIEALRRMIDASGRDIVLEVDGGVTADTARLCVDAGATALVAGTAVFRGGPDAYAANIAALRG, encoded by the coding sequence ATGAGCCCGCGCCCGATCATCGCCCCCTCGCTCCTCGCCGCCGACTTCGCCCGGCTGGGCGAGGAGGTCCGCGCCGTCCAGGCCGCCGGCGCCGACTGGCTGCACATCGACGTGATGGACGGCCATTTCGTGCCGAACATCACCCTTGGCCCGGACATCGTCCGGGCCCTGAAGCCGCACGCGACCGTCCCCATGGACGTGCACCTGATGATCGCCCCGGTGGACCCCTACCTGGAGGCCTTCGTCGAGGCGGGCGCCGACATCGTCAGCGTCCATCCGGAGAGCGGGCCGCACCTGAACCGGACCCTGAAGCGCATCCGCCAGCTGGGCGCCCGGGCCGGGGTGGTCTTCAACCCCTCGACCTCGCCCTCGGTGATCGAGTGGATGATGGACGAGGTGGACCTGATCCTCGTCATGTCCATCAACCCGGGCTTTGGCGGCCAGACCTTCATGCATTCCCAGCTGGCCAAGATCGAGGCCCTGAGGCGGATGATCGACGCCAGCGGACGGGACATCGTGCTGGAGGTTGACGGCGGCGTGACCGCCGACACCGCCCGGCTGTGCGTGGACGCCGGCGCCACCGCCCTGGTGGCCGGAACCGCGGTCTTCCGGGGCGGGCCCGACGCCTACGCCGCCAATATCGCCGCCCTTCGCGGCTGA
- a CDS encoding class I SAM-dependent methyltransferase, whose protein sequence is MRQGVSELSAFYASPLGQAARDMTTRKVLQSWGDCQGLEVLGAGYAAPFLGALSDRALRAVAIMPPEQGAEAWPSIRRSRTALAAEDALPLPNARFDRILLVHALEESPDPEALLREMTRVLAPAGRLIAVAAARNGPWAPFESTPFGHGRPFSRRQLAARLRAAGLEPTGWTRALYVPPLPWLAGWAEGFERAGSLLWPPLSGLVLMEAVKQSLALQPRPARAVARRPVRQRAAAGARPQPVGRDPAGA, encoded by the coding sequence ATGCGGCAAGGCGTCTCTGAACTTTCGGCCTTCTACGCCTCGCCCCTGGGCCAGGCGGCGCGGGACATGACCACCCGAAAGGTGCTCCAGTCCTGGGGCGACTGCCAGGGATTGGAAGTCCTGGGGGCCGGCTACGCCGCGCCCTTCCTGGGCGCCCTGTCGGACCGCGCCCTGAGGGCGGTGGCGATCATGCCGCCCGAGCAGGGGGCCGAGGCATGGCCGTCGATCCGCCGCAGCCGGACGGCCCTGGCCGCCGAAGACGCCCTGCCCCTCCCCAACGCCCGCTTCGACCGGATCCTCCTGGTCCACGCCCTGGAGGAGAGCCCGGACCCCGAGGCCCTGCTGCGGGAGATGACCCGGGTCCTGGCGCCCGCCGGCCGCCTGATCGCCGTGGCGGCGGCGCGGAACGGGCCCTGGGCGCCCTTTGAATCCACCCCCTTCGGGCACGGCAGGCCCTTCAGCCGGCGCCAGCTGGCCGCACGTCTACGCGCCGCCGGCCTCGAGCCCACCGGCTGGACCCGCGCCCTCTACGTCCCGCCCCTGCCCTGGCTGGCCGGCTGGGCCGAGGGCTTCGAGCGGGCGGGATCGCTGCTCTGGCCGCCCCTCTCGGGCCTCGTCCTGATGGAGGCGGTCAAGCAGTCCCTGGCCCTGCAGCCGCGGCCCGCCCGGGCCGTCGCCCGGCGTCCCGTTCGCCAGCGTGCGGCGGCGGGGGCCCGACCCCAGCCCGTCGGGCGGGACCCGGCGGGGGCTTGA
- the phaR gene encoding polyhydroxyalkanoate synthesis repressor PhaR, whose translation MADPKGAKSGEGPVVIKKYANRRLYNTASSTYVTLEHLADMVRKGVDFVVYDAKSGDDITRSVLAQIIFDEESRSESLLPIQFLRQLIGFYGNSMQAFLPSYLEMSLASFAEQQERLRQQFSGMGPAPSLSVYEDQVKKNIALFSQAMQMFSPFAYPRPDAPAAGGTPSAAPQSGSPSTVAAAPEPAPPAAPRGPVDGGDDAIADLKRRMEEMAAQIDRLASGR comes from the coding sequence ATGGCCGATCCGAAGGGCGCCAAGTCGGGCGAGGGCCCGGTCGTCATCAAGAAATACGCCAACCGAAGGCTCTACAACACGGCCTCAAGCACCTACGTCACGCTCGAGCACCTGGCGGACATGGTCCGCAAGGGCGTCGACTTCGTGGTCTACGACGCCAAGTCCGGCGACGACATCACACGCTCGGTCCTGGCCCAGATCATCTTTGACGAGGAAAGCCGGTCGGAGAGCCTGCTGCCGATCCAGTTCCTGCGCCAACTCATCGGCTTCTACGGCAACTCCATGCAGGCCTTCCTGCCCTCCTACCTCGAGATGTCGCTGGCCTCCTTCGCCGAGCAGCAGGAGCGCCTGCGCCAGCAGTTCTCCGGCATGGGCCCGGCCCCCAGCCTGTCCGTCTACGAGGACCAGGTGAAGAAGAACATCGCCCTGTTCAGCCAGGCCATGCAGATGTTCTCGCCCTTCGCATACCCACGGCCGGACGCCCCGGCGGCGGGCGGGACCCCATCGGCCGCTCCCCAGTCTGGCTCCCCGTCGACCGTCGCTGCAGCGCCCGAGCCTGCGCCTCCCGCCGCCCCGCGGGGCCCCGTCGACGGGGGCGACGACGCGATCGCCGACCTCAAGCGGCGGATGGAGGAAATGGCCGCCCAGATCGACAGGCTCGCCTCCGGCCGATGA
- a CDS encoding SDR family NAD(P)-dependent oxidoreductase — protein sequence MDRRLALVTGASAGIGAALARTLAARGYDLALTARRRERLETLADEVRLRFGVEALVVPEDLAEPAAPARLLAAVEAAGRDVDVLVNNAGYGLPGVFAETGWQEQADFLQVLLHAPTELVHRTLPGMTERRFGRILNVASLAGLLPGARGHTLYAATKAYLVRFSQSLHLETRSQGVHVSALCPGFTWSEFHDVNGTRDLTRKATPDWLWMGADEVAEAGVEALEANRPVCVPGAPNKAIAALGRLIPEDWALALMESQGGRLRKP from the coding sequence ATGGACCGACGACTCGCCCTGGTGACCGGCGCCTCCGCCGGGATCGGCGCCGCCCTGGCCCGGACCCTGGCGGCCCGCGGCTACGACCTGGCCCTGACCGCACGGAGGCGGGAGCGGCTGGAGACCCTGGCCGACGAGGTCCGGCTTCGCTTTGGTGTGGAGGCCCTGGTCGTCCCCGAGGACCTGGCCGAACCCGCCGCCCCCGCCCGGCTGCTCGCCGCCGTGGAGGCCGCTGGCCGCGACGTGGACGTGCTGGTGAACAATGCCGGTTACGGCCTGCCGGGGGTCTTCGCCGAGACCGGCTGGCAGGAGCAGGCCGACTTCCTCCAGGTCCTGCTGCACGCACCGACCGAGCTGGTCCACCGGACGCTGCCCGGCATGACCGAGCGGCGCTTCGGCCGCATCCTGAACGTCGCCTCCCTGGCCGGCCTCCTGCCCGGCGCCCGGGGACACACCCTCTACGCCGCGACCAAGGCCTACCTTGTGCGCTTCTCGCAGAGCCTGCACCTGGAGACCCGCTCCCAGGGCGTGCATGTCAGCGCCCTCTGCCCGGGCTTCACCTGGTCCGAATTCCACGACGTCAACGGGACCCGGGACCTGACCCGCAAGGCGACGCCGGACTGGCTGTGGATGGGGGCCGACGAGGTGGCCGAGGCCGGGGTCGAGGCCCTGGAGGCCAACCGGCCGGTCTGCGTGCCCGGGGCCCCCAACAAGGCCATCGCGGCCCTGGGCCGACTGATCCCCGAGGACTGGGCCCTGGCCCTGATGGAGTCCCAGGGCGGGCGCCTGCGCAAACCCTGA
- a CDS encoding beta-ketoacyl-ACP reductase: MARVAFVTGGTRGIGRAICERLKADGMKVAAGYSGNEEAAQACARELGVMVVKGNVGSYEDCDRAVRSVEAELGPVDVLVNNAGITRDGVFHKMSPAQWSDVIRVNMDSVFNMTRQVIEGMREREWGRIVNISSINGQKGQMGQTNYAAAKAGMIGFTKALALENARKGVTVNCICPGYIDTEMVQAVPENVLAAIIAQIPVGRLGRGEEIADMVAFLAGEHAGFVTGSTLSLNGGQYMAG, encoded by the coding sequence ATGGCGAGAGTGGCGTTCGTGACCGGAGGCACCCGCGGTATCGGCCGCGCCATCTGCGAGCGGCTGAAGGCCGACGGGATGAAGGTGGCGGCGGGCTATTCCGGCAATGAGGAGGCCGCCCAGGCCTGCGCCCGCGAGCTGGGCGTGATGGTGGTGAAGGGCAATGTCGGCTCCTACGAGGACTGCGACCGGGCGGTCCGGTCGGTGGAGGCCGAGCTGGGGCCCGTGGACGTGCTGGTGAACAACGCCGGCATCACCCGGGACGGGGTCTTCCACAAGATGTCGCCGGCCCAGTGGTCGGACGTGATCCGGGTGAACATGGACTCGGTCTTCAACATGACCCGCCAGGTCATCGAGGGGATGCGCGAGCGCGAGTGGGGCCGGATCGTCAACATCAGCTCGATCAACGGCCAGAAGGGCCAGATGGGCCAGACCAACTACGCCGCCGCCAAGGCCGGCATGATCGGCTTCACCAAGGCCCTGGCCCTGGAGAACGCGCGCAAGGGCGTGACGGTGAACTGCATCTGCCCGGGCTACATCGACACCGAGATGGTGCAGGCCGTGCCCGAGAACGTCCTGGCCGCGATCATCGCCCAGATTCCGGTGGGCCGGCTGGGTCGCGGCGAGGAGATCGCCGACATGGTGGCCTTCCTGGCGGGCGAGCACGCCGGCTTCGTCACCGGCTCCACCCTGTCGCTCAACGGCGGCCAGTACATGGCGGGATGA
- a CDS encoding MarC family protein, with protein MIPDIFAVNFFIALFALIDPVGNVPLFAAATSGLKNSTARLIAVFVSLFVLGFLIFFYFTGLSLLAFFGISLPAFRIAGGILLLLLGLDMTRNDFTASLQASTDEEGVAAGGRTAQARRRFESMIVPFAMPLLIGPGAISTVIIYASEARDYGMVGVVTGVGVIALVALSTMLSFWATPIISRLLGRIGLAIVVRVLGLILCAMAVQFILSGIADSTHGLILEEASQPYKS; from the coding sequence ATGATCCCCGACATTTTCGCCGTCAACTTCTTCATCGCCCTGTTCGCCCTGATCGATCCGGTGGGCAACGTGCCCCTGTTCGCGGCGGCGACCAGCGGCCTGAAGAACAGCACCGCCCGGCTGATCGCCGTCTTCGTGTCGCTGTTCGTCCTGGGCTTCCTGATCTTCTTCTACTTCACCGGCCTCAGCCTCCTGGCCTTCTTCGGCATTTCCCTCCCGGCCTTCCGGATCGCCGGCGGCATCCTCTTGCTGCTGCTGGGCCTGGACATGACCCGGAACGACTTCACGGCGTCCCTGCAGGCGAGCACCGACGAAGAGGGCGTGGCCGCAGGCGGTCGCACCGCCCAGGCGCGCCGGCGCTTCGAGTCCATGATCGTGCCCTTCGCCATGCCCCTGCTGATCGGGCCGGGAGCGATCTCCACGGTCATCATCTACGCCAGCGAGGCGCGGGACTACGGCATGGTCGGCGTCGTGACCGGGGTGGGGGTCATCGCCCTGGTGGCCCTCTCGACCATGCTGTCCTTCTGGGCGACGCCGATCATCTCGCGCCTGCTCGGCCGGATCGGCCTGGCCATCGTCGTGCGGGTGCTGGGCCTGATCCTCTGCGCCATGGCGGTGCAGTTCATCCTGTCAGGCATTGCCGACTCGACCCACGGCCTGATCCTCGAAGAGGCGTCCCAGCCCTACAAGTCCTGA
- the pyrF gene encoding orotidine-5'-phosphate decarboxylase, with protein sequence MPAADPRLIVPLDQPGLTEARALVAQLGDRVSFYKVGLELFARGGMGLARELKGQGKQVFLDWKLHDIGATVERAAAALSDSGCDLLTVHAEPQVMAAAVRGVGQSSLKVLAVTVLTSLSDADLKEIGYASGARSLVERRIHQALAAGCAGVVASPQEAELARKIGGKDFLVVTPGVRPEWSAKNDQVRAATPAEALRAGASHLVCGRPISAANDPADAAAKVIAEMAAVPAPPAA encoded by the coding sequence ATGCCCGCCGCCGATCCCCGCCTGATCGTCCCCCTGGACCAGCCCGGCCTGACCGAGGCCCGGGCGCTCGTGGCGCAACTGGGCGACCGGGTCAGTTTCTACAAGGTAGGCCTGGAACTCTTCGCCCGGGGCGGAATGGGGCTGGCCCGCGAGCTGAAGGGGCAGGGCAAGCAGGTCTTCCTGGACTGGAAGCTGCACGACATCGGCGCGACCGTGGAGCGGGCGGCGGCGGCCCTGTCGGACTCCGGCTGCGACCTCCTGACGGTCCACGCCGAGCCCCAGGTCATGGCGGCGGCGGTCCGCGGCGTGGGCCAGTCGAGCCTGAAGGTCCTGGCGGTCACCGTCCTGACCAGCCTGTCCGACGCCGACCTCAAGGAGATCGGCTACGCCTCCGGCGCCCGCAGCCTGGTCGAGCGCCGTATCCACCAGGCCCTGGCCGCCGGCTGCGCCGGGGTGGTCGCCAGCCCGCAGGAGGCCGAGCTGGCGCGGAAGATCGGCGGCAAGGACTTCCTGGTGGTGACGCCCGGCGTCCGGCCCGAGTGGTCGGCGAAGAACGACCAGGTCCGGGCCGCAACGCCCGCCGAGGCCCTGCGCGCCGGCGCCTCGCACCTGGTGTGCGGCCGGCCGATCTCGGCCGCCAACGACCCGGCGGATGCCGCTGCAAAGGTCATCGCCGAGATGGCGGCCGTTCCGGCCCCGCCAGCGGCCTGA
- the gloB gene encoding hydroxyacylglutathione hydrolase, whose translation MTLTVHQFPCLSDNYGYLVRDDSTGRTACIDTPDAAAILAELDRLGWGLDLVLNTHWHADHAGGNAEVKAATGCQLLGPAEVTGRFPVDRVLAPGETVALGDTDFEVLESGGHTLGHIAYFAPSASAAFVGDTLFALGCGRMFEGSPAQMWASLQRLAALPDETRIYCAHEYTASNARFALAVDADPAVKARADAVFAARERGEPTVPSTLAEEKATNPFLRAPHLRPGLPPHEAFAALRSEKDVFRG comes from the coding sequence ATGACCCTGACCGTTCACCAGTTTCCCTGCCTGTCCGACAATTACGGCTACCTCGTGCGCGACGATTCGACGGGCCGCACGGCCTGTATCGACACCCCGGACGCCGCCGCCATCCTGGCCGAGCTGGACCGGCTGGGCTGGGGGCTGGACCTGGTGCTCAACACCCACTGGCACGCCGATCACGCCGGCGGGAACGCCGAGGTCAAGGCCGCCACCGGCTGCCAGCTCCTGGGGCCGGCCGAGGTGACGGGCCGCTTCCCCGTCGACCGCGTCCTGGCGCCCGGCGAGACCGTGGCCCTCGGCGACACGGATTTCGAGGTCCTGGAGTCCGGCGGCCACACCCTGGGCCACATCGCCTATTTCGCGCCCTCCGCCTCGGCGGCCTTTGTCGGGGACACTCTCTTCGCCCTGGGATGCGGGCGGATGTTCGAGGGCTCGCCGGCCCAGATGTGGGCCAGCCTCCAGCGCCTCGCCGCCCTGCCGGACGAGACGCGGATCTACTGCGCGCATGAGTACACCGCCTCCAACGCCCGCTTCGCCCTGGCCGTCGACGCCGATCCGGCGGTGAAGGCGCGCGCCGACGCGGTGTTTGCGGCGCGCGAGCGGGGCGAGCCCACCGTGCCCAGCACCCTGGCCGAGGAGAAGGCCACCAATCCCTTCCTGAGGGCGCCGCACCTGCGCCCCGGCCTGCCGCCGCATGAAGCCTTCGCCGCCCTGCGGTCCGAGAAGGACGTCTTCCGTGGCTGA
- a CDS encoding DUF1674 domain-containing protein, whose product MKVMEDEAPPNAAPGKALSPAARRALEEAAARKAAEAAEAERLAEQGGPAGLEPTRFGDWERKGIAVDF is encoded by the coding sequence ATGAAGGTCATGGAAGACGAAGCCCCGCCCAACGCCGCCCCCGGCAAGGCCCTGAGCCCCGCCGCCCGCCGCGCCCTCGAAGAGGCCGCCGCCCGCAAGGCCGCCGAAGCCGCCGAGGCCGAACGCCTCGCCGAGCAGGGCGGCCCCGCCGGCCTGGAGCCCACCCGCTTCGGCGACTGGGAGCGCAAGGGAATCGCCGTCGACTTCTAG
- a CDS encoding DUF4908 domain-containing protein: MARYVSETGVKFTFDRSQGLPLVKFDRSPEVWVLRPQPAPRGDMLYLNDLGEPILRASRTGGLTVFTTDRPEGLAVALSGGGPALRMTPLGPQQLLERLAMASTRATRAARRLIPFEADASPASSALTADAAMVAAEAIIRMTRLADGRLVLGGIDRVRLVEGRQARAALRQGVIEITVAPGQGMSGRPSSDRILAAAGVR, translated from the coding sequence GTGGCGCGGTATGTCTCCGAGACCGGGGTGAAGTTCACCTTCGACCGCAGCCAGGGCCTGCCCCTGGTCAAGTTCGACCGCAGCCCGGAGGTCTGGGTCCTGCGCCCCCAGCCGGCGCCGCGGGGCGACATGCTCTACCTCAACGACCTGGGCGAGCCGATCCTGCGGGCCAGCCGGACCGGCGGCCTGACGGTCTTCACCACCGATCGCCCCGAGGGCCTGGCCGTGGCCCTGTCCGGCGGCGGCCCGGCCTTGCGGATGACGCCCCTGGGGCCCCAGCAACTGCTTGAGCGGCTGGCCATGGCGAGCACCCGGGCCACCCGGGCGGCGCGGCGGCTGATCCCCTTCGAGGCCGACGCCTCCCCCGCCTCCTCGGCCCTGACCGCCGACGCCGCCATGGTGGCCGCCGAGGCCATCATCCGCATGACCCGCCTGGCGGACGGACGCCTGGTGCTGGGCGGGATCGACCGTGTGCGCCTGGTCGAGGGCCGCCAGGCCCGGGCCGCCCTGCGCCAGGGTGTGATCGAGATCACCGTGGCCCCCGGCCAGGGCATGTCCGGCCGGCCCTCCTCCGACCGGATCCTGGCCGCCGCAGGGGTCCGCTAG
- a CDS encoding RsmB/NOP family class I SAM-dependent RNA methyltransferase produces the protein MTETPTPRRLPTGLPARRAALDLLAAALSRRAGLEDDQAAAGLAGLEPRDRAFARILALTALRRLGPLDRALEARIPRPPPEVVRHILRLGAVQALVLGAPPHAAVSASVDLAESLPAARRFKGLVNAVLRGLLREPPNLSDPEALAPGWLLARWSAAWGRTTALEIAAVIAGEPDTDLTFRGEPGPLAEALELVPVAADTWRTPRRGEVAGWEGFEAGRWWVQDASAAVPARLLRPRPGLSVLDMCAAPGGKTLQLAAGGAEVTALDRSPARLRKVRENLERTGLAAEIVAADAAAWEDARDFEAVLLDAPCSATGTFRRNPDVLWAVKPGDIAALAATQARLMDAAARRVRTGGRLVYCVCSLEPEEGEGQVAGFLKRHADFALDPIAPGEGGAPAESRLEDGTLRILPTHRPGGTDGFFIARFARRLNRRARRDLAQAAGAAKSEA, from the coding sequence GTGACCGAGACCCCGACACCCCGCCGGCTTCCCACCGGACTTCCCGCCCGCCGCGCCGCCCTGGACCTGCTGGCCGCCGCCCTGTCCCGCCGCGCGGGCCTGGAGGACGATCAGGCCGCCGCCGGGCTGGCCGGACTGGAGCCCCGCGACCGGGCCTTCGCCCGGATCCTGGCCCTGACGGCCCTGCGACGGCTGGGTCCCCTGGACCGGGCCCTTGAGGCGCGGATCCCCCGTCCGCCGCCGGAGGTGGTGCGCCACATCCTGAGGCTGGGGGCGGTGCAGGCCCTGGTCCTGGGCGCCCCGCCGCACGCCGCGGTGAGCGCCAGCGTGGACCTCGCCGAGTCCCTGCCCGCGGCGCGCCGGTTCAAGGGCCTGGTCAACGCCGTGCTGCGGGGCCTGCTGCGGGAGCCGCCGAACCTGTCCGACCCCGAGGCCCTGGCGCCCGGCTGGCTGCTGGCCCGCTGGAGCGCCGCCTGGGGCCGCACCACCGCCCTGGAGATCGCCGCCGTGATCGCCGGCGAGCCCGACACCGACCTGACCTTCCGGGGTGAACCCGGCCCCCTGGCGGAGGCCCTGGAACTGGTCCCCGTCGCCGCCGATACCTGGCGCACCCCCAGGCGCGGCGAGGTGGCCGGCTGGGAGGGTTTCGAGGCCGGCCGCTGGTGGGTGCAGGACGCCAGCGCGGCGGTCCCGGCGCGCCTCCTGAGGCCCAGGCCCGGCCTGTCCGTCCTGGACATGTGCGCCGCCCCAGGGGGCAAGACCCTGCAGCTGGCGGCGGGCGGCGCGGAGGTCACGGCCCTGGACCGATCCCCGGCCCGCCTGCGCAAGGTGCGGGAAAACCTGGAGCGGACCGGCCTGGCGGCCGAGATCGTCGCCGCGGACGCCGCCGCCTGGGAGGACGCCCGGGACTTCGAGGCCGTCCTCCTGGATGCGCCCTGCAGCGCCACGGGGACCTTCCGCCGGAACCCCGACGTCCTGTGGGCCGTGAAGCCCGGCGACATCGCCGCCCTCGCCGCCACCCAGGCCCGGCTGATGGACGCCGCCGCCCGGCGGGTCCGGACCGGCGGCCGGCTGGTCTACTGCGTCTGCTCGCTGGAGCCCGAGGAAGGCGAGGGGCAGGTGGCGGGATTCCTGAAGCGGCACGCCGACTTCGCCCTGGATCCGATCGCCCCCGGAGAGGGCGGCGCGCCGGCCGAGAGCCGGCTGGAGGACGGGACGCTCCGCATCCTGCCGACCCATCGCCCCGGGGGAACGGACGGCTTCTTCATCGCCCGGTTCGCCCGCCGGCTGAACCGCCGCGCCCGCCGGGACTTGGCGCAGGCGGCGGGGGCCGCTAAGTCCGAAGCATGA
- a CDS encoding acetyl-CoA C-acetyltransferase has product MTDVVIVSAARTPVGSFNGALSGLPAHELGRTAIAGALERAGVAGADVSEVILGQVLQAGAGQGPARQAAIAAGAPVEAPAWSLNQLCGSGLRAVALGAQQIVDGAARVVVAGGQESMSQAPHAQYLRGGQKMGDLALVDTMIKDGLWDAFHGYHMGQTAENIAARWQITREDQDRFAVTSQNRAEAAQKAGRFASEIVPVTVKGRKGETVVDQDEYIRHGATLESVAGLRPAFTKDGSVTAANASGINDGAAALVLMSAAEAKARGLAPLARIASWAQAGVAPEIMGTGPIPATRRALERAGWSVADLDLVESNEAFAAQALCVVRELGLDPDKVNVNGGAIAIGHPIGASGARILTTLLHEMKRSGAARGLATLCVGGGMGVALCVEQV; this is encoded by the coding sequence ATGACCGACGTCGTCATCGTCTCCGCCGCCCGGACCCCCGTCGGGTCCTTCAACGGCGCCCTCTCCGGCCTGCCGGCGCATGAACTGGGCCGTACGGCCATCGCCGGCGCCCTGGAGCGGGCCGGTGTGGCCGGGGCCGACGTCAGCGAGGTGATCCTGGGCCAGGTGCTGCAGGCCGGCGCCGGCCAGGGCCCGGCCCGCCAGGCGGCCATCGCCGCCGGGGCGCCGGTGGAGGCGCCGGCCTGGAGCCTGAACCAGCTGTGCGGCTCGGGCCTGAGGGCCGTGGCCCTGGGCGCCCAGCAGATCGTCGACGGCGCCGCCCGGGTGGTGGTGGCCGGAGGCCAGGAAAGCATGAGCCAGGCGCCTCACGCCCAGTACCTGAGGGGCGGCCAGAAGATGGGCGACCTGGCCCTGGTCGACACCATGATCAAGGACGGCCTCTGGGACGCCTTCCACGGCTATCACATGGGCCAGACCGCCGAGAACATCGCCGCCCGCTGGCAGATCACCCGCGAGGACCAGGACCGCTTCGCCGTGACCTCCCAGAACCGGGCCGAGGCGGCCCAGAAGGCCGGCCGCTTCGCCTCGGAGATCGTTCCGGTCACGGTGAAGGGCCGCAAGGGCGAAACGGTGGTCGACCAGGACGAGTACATCCGCCATGGGGCCACCCTGGAGAGCGTGGCGGGCCTGCGCCCGGCCTTCACCAAGGATGGGTCGGTGACGGCCGCCAACGCCTCGGGGATCAATGACGGCGCCGCGGCCCTGGTGCTGATGTCGGCGGCCGAAGCCAAGGCCCGCGGCCTGGCGCCCCTGGCGAGGATCGCCTCCTGGGCCCAGGCCGGCGTCGCCCCCGAGATCATGGGGACGGGCCCGATCCCGGCCACCCGCCGGGCCCTGGAGCGCGCCGGCTGGAGCGTGGCGGACCTGGACCTCGTGGAATCCAACGAGGCCTTCGCCGCCCAGGCCCTGTGCGTGGTGCGCGAACTGGGCCTCGACCCCGACAAGGTGAACGTCAATGGCGGGGCCATCGCCATCGGCCATCCCATCGGCGCCTCGGGCGCCCGGATCCTGACCACCCTGCTGCACGAGATGAAGCGGTCGGGCGCGGCCAGGGGCCTCGCCACCCTGTGCGTCGGCGGCGGCATGGGTGTGGCCCTCTGCGTCGAGCAGGTCTGA